One part of the Sphingobium yanoikuyae genome encodes these proteins:
- a CDS encoding S66 peptidase family protein, translating to MMDRRGLLAGISGAVVAAGVPSVSAAAPAGLIRPPRLREGDVVGLVEPAGFTDDAFDLDLVKETIRAMGLKPKAAPHLVERYGYLAGKDADRAADVNAMYADPEVKAVFAVRGGWGCARMLPYLDFKTIRANPKLLTGFSDITALHLAFAARAGFTTIHGPNAASGWGKLSWDSFRAVAFDGATPTYVNPVGTEDRLVPRSGRIRTFGSGKASGRLLGGNLTVLTALMGTPWLPDFTGAILFVEETNEAEYRIDRMLTQLSLAGILPKLAGFVFGQCTSCTATGVSYGGFTLSEVLEQHLAPLGIPAFQGALFGHIANQFSLPVGARAEIDADAGTIRLLEPAVS from the coding sequence ATGATGGATCGTCGTGGGTTGCTGGCCGGAATAAGTGGTGCTGTGGTCGCGGCGGGCGTGCCCTCGGTTTCGGCAGCGGCGCCCGCCGGGCTGATCCGGCCGCCGCGCCTGCGCGAAGGGGATGTGGTCGGCCTGGTCGAGCCGGCGGGTTTCACCGATGACGCCTTCGATCTGGACCTGGTCAAGGAGACGATCCGGGCGATGGGGCTCAAGCCCAAGGCCGCGCCGCATCTGGTCGAGCGCTATGGCTATCTGGCGGGCAAGGATGCCGACCGCGCCGCCGACGTCAACGCCATGTATGCCGATCCGGAGGTGAAGGCGGTGTTCGCGGTGCGCGGCGGCTGGGGCTGCGCGCGCATGCTACCCTATCTCGATTTCAAGACGATCCGCGCCAATCCCAAGCTGTTGACCGGCTTTTCCGATATCACGGCGCTGCATCTCGCCTTTGCGGCCCGCGCCGGCTTCACCACCATCCATGGCCCCAATGCCGCCAGCGGCTGGGGCAAGCTCAGCTGGGACAGTTTTCGCGCGGTGGCGTTCGACGGGGCGACACCGACCTATGTCAATCCGGTGGGGACGGAGGATAGGCTGGTGCCGCGCAGCGGCCGCATCCGCACCTTTGGCAGCGGCAAGGCGAGCGGGCGGCTGCTGGGTGGCAATCTCACCGTGCTGACGGCGCTGATGGGCACGCCCTGGTTGCCCGATTTCACCGGCGCGATCCTGTTCGTGGAGGAAACCAACGAGGCGGAATATCGCATCGACCGGATGCTGACCCAATTGTCGCTGGCGGGCATATTGCCAAAGCTCGCCGGATTCGTCTTCGGCCAATGCACCAGTTGCACGGCCACCGGCGTGTCCTATGGCGGCTTCACCCTGTCGGAAGTGCTGGAGCAGCATCTGGCGCCGCTCGGCATCCCCGCTTTCCAGGGCGCGCTGTTCGGCCATATCGCCAACCAGTTCAGCCTGCCGGTCGGCGCCCGCGCCGAAATCGACGCGGACGCGGGTACGATCCGGTTGTTGGAGCCGGCTGTCAGTTAG
- a CDS encoding dicarboxylate/amino acid:cation symporter, with translation MSLTVRIMIALVAGLACGIALSELGGALDARIVDIARPVGKAWLNGLQMPLIPLIFALLVTGVASAASTARTSGTATRTLILFALLLTASAAVAALLGPLLLQFWPVPAGAVGALTGAGPASEVPGVRPSAEWLLGFIPANPIRSAAEGQVVAVVLFALVFGFAVTRVAEERRAALTGFLAALVDTLLIVVGWVLWLAPIGVFALALVAGSRSGLATAGALLHYIAFIVLICLAVTALVYPLVSLLGRIGPGRFARAALPAQLIAFSTQSSIASLPAMIAASDGPLAVRESTRSIVLPLAISLFRITSPPANLGVALYVAAMNGVALGPVQIMLGVAVAAIVSLAAVGLPSQITFFTTTGPICLAMGVPVEALPLLLAVETVPDIFRTVGNVTADMGVTRIIDRIGTMPVGFNLREDTGKDDAN, from the coding sequence ATGTCGTTGACGGTCAGGATCATGATAGCGCTGGTCGCGGGGCTGGCGTGCGGCATTGCCCTGTCGGAATTGGGCGGCGCGCTGGATGCGCGCATCGTCGATATCGCCCGACCGGTCGGCAAGGCCTGGCTCAACGGGCTCCAGATGCCGCTCATTCCGCTGATCTTTGCGCTGCTCGTCACCGGCGTTGCATCCGCCGCCAGCACGGCGCGGACCAGCGGCACGGCGACCCGAACGCTGATCCTGTTTGCGCTGCTGCTCACTGCCTCGGCGGCTGTCGCGGCGCTGCTGGGGCCGTTGCTGCTGCAATTCTGGCCAGTGCCGGCTGGCGCTGTGGGGGCGCTCACCGGGGCGGGGCCGGCCAGCGAGGTGCCCGGCGTTCGCCCGTCCGCCGAATGGTTGCTGGGTTTCATCCCGGCCAACCCGATCCGCAGTGCGGCCGAGGGACAGGTGGTCGCCGTCGTCCTCTTCGCCCTCGTCTTCGGTTTTGCCGTGACGCGGGTGGCGGAGGAGCGGCGCGCCGCGCTGACGGGCTTCCTCGCCGCGCTGGTCGATACGCTGCTGATCGTCGTCGGCTGGGTGCTGTGGCTCGCCCCGATCGGGGTGTTCGCCCTGGCACTGGTCGCCGGTAGCCGCTCCGGCCTCGCCACCGCCGGGGCGCTGCTCCACTATATCGCTTTCATCGTCCTCATTTGCCTGGCCGTGACGGCGCTGGTCTATCCGCTGGTGAGCCTGCTGGGCCGGATTGGGCCGGGTCGCTTCGCCCGTGCGGCCTTGCCGGCGCAGCTCATCGCCTTTTCGACGCAAAGCTCGATCGCCTCGCTGCCGGCGATGATCGCGGCGAGCGACGGCCCGCTGGCGGTGCGAGAAAGCACGCGCTCGATCGTGCTGCCGCTCGCCATCTCGCTGTTCCGCATCACCAGTCCGCCCGCCAATCTGGGCGTCGCCCTCTATGTGGCGGCGATGAACGGAGTAGCGCTCGGCCCGGTGCAGATCATGCTGGGCGTCGCGGTCGCCGCGATCGTCAGCCTGGCGGCGGTCGGCCTGCCCAGCCAGATCACCTTCTTCACCACCACCGGTCCCATTTGCCTCGCCATGGGCGTCCCGGTCGAGGCGCTACCGCTGCTGCTCGCCGTCGAAACCGTGCCGGACATTTTCCGCACCGTTGGTAATGTCACCGCCGACATGGGTGTGACCCGCATCATCGACCGAATTGGCACGATGCCTGTTGGCTTCAATTTACGTGAAGATACGGGGAAAGATGATGCCAATTGA
- a CDS encoding fatty acyl-AMP ligase, translating to MTLGDTNMTGSQIMMAPTPTNDVLPRRFSDFETLGEALDYAAQGKRGLNFHDARGNLARPYPFSELREDAIACAHRLIAHGVKPEDRVALVAETGADFAMLFFGIVYAGAWPVPLPLPTSFGGKESYIDQLNVQLSSCDPMLFLFPKELEDMAGESGRQKSVESIAFEDFIARDTVPCDLPQAKGEEIAYLQYSSGSTRFPHGVAVTHHALLSNLSAHSHGMEVQESDRCISWLPWYHDMGLVGCFLSVVANQVSTDYMKTEDFARRPLAWLDLISRNEGTSISYSPTFGYDICARRMSSQTKAADRFDLSRWRLAGNGADMIRPDVMQSFVDAFGDAGFSPKAFLPSYGLAEATLAVTIMPPGEGIIVELVEETDLSGGAAPEGRPQRFRSIVNCGKPAKDMIVEIRDEDGGLMNERQIGKVWTTGPSLMVGYFRDPEATEACMADGWLDTGDMGYLSDGYLYIVGRAKDMIIINGKNHWPQDIEWAVEQLPGFKQGDIAAFAITTPGGEEAPAVLVHCRTSDNEERSRLRDQIRERVRAITGMNCVVELVPPRTLPRTSSGKLSRSKARNLYLTGEIRPYDIAA from the coding sequence ATGACATTGGGTGACACCAATATGACGGGTTCGCAGATTATGATGGCACCTACGCCGACCAACGATGTTCTTCCGCGCCGCTTCTCCGATTTCGAGACGTTGGGCGAAGCGTTGGATTATGCGGCGCAGGGCAAGCGCGGTCTCAATTTCCATGATGCGCGCGGCAATCTGGCGCGGCCCTATCCGTTCAGCGAACTGCGCGAGGACGCGATCGCCTGTGCCCATCGCCTGATTGCTCATGGCGTGAAGCCGGAAGACCGCGTCGCTCTGGTCGCCGAAACCGGCGCCGACTTCGCCATGCTGTTCTTCGGCATCGTCTATGCCGGTGCCTGGCCGGTGCCGCTGCCGTTGCCGACCAGCTTTGGCGGCAAGGAAAGCTATATCGACCAGCTCAATGTCCAGCTGTCGAGCTGTGACCCGATGCTGTTCCTCTTCCCCAAGGAACTGGAGGACATGGCGGGCGAATCCGGTCGGCAGAAGTCGGTCGAGAGCATCGCCTTCGAGGATTTCATCGCCCGCGACACGGTCCCCTGCGACCTGCCGCAGGCCAAGGGCGAGGAAATCGCCTATCTGCAATATTCGAGTGGTTCGACCCGCTTCCCCCATGGCGTCGCGGTGACGCACCATGCGCTGCTCAGCAACCTGTCGGCGCACAGCCATGGCATGGAAGTGCAGGAAAGCGATCGCTGCATCAGCTGGCTGCCCTGGTATCATGACATGGGCTTGGTCGGCTGCTTCCTGTCGGTCGTCGCCAATCAGGTGTCGACCGACTATATGAAGACCGAGGATTTCGCCCGCCGTCCGCTGGCTTGGCTGGACCTGATCAGCCGCAATGAAGGCACCTCGATCAGCTATTCGCCGACCTTCGGCTACGACATCTGCGCGCGTCGCATGTCGAGCCAGACCAAGGCGGCCGACCGTTTCGACCTGTCGCGCTGGCGCCTGGCCGGCAACGGTGCCGACATGATTCGCCCCGACGTGATGCAGAGCTTTGTCGATGCGTTTGGCGATGCCGGCTTCAGCCCCAAGGCGTTCCTGCCGAGCTATGGCCTGGCCGAAGCCACTCTGGCGGTCACCATCATGCCGCCGGGCGAAGGCATCATCGTCGAGCTGGTCGAGGAAACCGACCTGTCGGGCGGTGCCGCACCGGAAGGCCGTCCGCAGCGTTTCCGCTCGATCGTCAATTGCGGCAAGCCCGCCAAGGACATGATCGTCGAGATCCGCGACGAGGATGGCGGCCTGATGAACGAGCGCCAGATCGGCAAGGTCTGGACCACCGGCCCATCGCTGATGGTCGGCTATTTCCGCGATCCCGAAGCGACCGAAGCCTGCATGGCCGATGGCTGGCTGGATACGGGCGACATGGGCTATCTGTCCGATGGCTATCTCTACATTGTCGGCCGCGCCAAGGACATGATCATCATCAACGGCAAGAATCACTGGCCCCAGGATATCGAATGGGCCGTGGAGCAGCTGCCGGGCTTCAAGCAGGGCGACATTGCCGCCTTCGCGATCACCACGCCGGGCGGCGAGGAAGCGCCGGCGGTGCTGGTCCATTGCCGCACCTCCGACAATGAGGAGCGTTCGCGTCTGCGCGACCAGATTCGCGAGCGGGTTCGCGCCATCACCGGCATGAACTGCGTCGTCGAACTGGTGCCGCCGCGCACCCTGCCGCGCACCAGCTCCGGCAAGCTCAGCCGGTCCAAGGCACGCAACCTCTATCTGACCGGCGAGATCCGTCCTTACGATATCGCTGCCTGA
- a CDS encoding NADH:ubiquinone oxidoreductase subunit NDUFA12 — protein sequence MGILANIFTWWNGATFGTWLFTARKGTKVGEDHQGNVYYEGGVDPNGLTRRWVMYNGANDSSRVPAEWHGWLHHSIEGTPESFLPPPRIWEKEFTPNATGTANAYRPSGALEKGGQRQKATGDYEAWSPDAA from the coding sequence ATGGGTATCCTGGCAAACATCTTCACCTGGTGGAATGGCGCCACCTTTGGCACCTGGCTCTTCACGGCCCGCAAGGGCACGAAAGTGGGCGAGGACCATCAGGGCAATGTCTATTATGAAGGCGGCGTCGATCCGAACGGCCTGACGCGCCGCTGGGTGATGTATAACGGCGCCAATGATTCGAGCCGCGTGCCGGCCGAATGGCATGGCTGGCTGCACCACTCGATCGAGGGCACGCCCGAGAGCTTCCTGCCGCCGCCGCGCATCTGGGAAAAGGAATTCACCCCCAACGCGACCGGCACTGCCAACGCCTATCGTCCGTCGGGCGCGCTCGAAAAGGGCGGCCAGCGCCAGAAGGCGACCGGCGATTACGAGGCTTGGAGCCCCGACGCGGCATGA
- a CDS encoding dipeptidase: protein MTSLRLAALPLLLATVALPFTASAAPASDPYAARIAKVLKATPLIDGHNDWPEAMAGKAGDARWTMPLEQLDPSQYHTDITRLRAGQMGGQFWSVWVSADLPELQQVKDTVEQIELVHSLARRYPQDFTLATSAAEVRAAHKAGRIASMIGVEGGGQIDGSLAVLRAYHDLGAGYLTLTHSRTIAWADSATDNPQHDGLTPFGEAVVHELNRLGMLVDLAHVSEGVMLDALKISKAPVIFSHSSARALCDTPRNVSDAILKQVAANGGVVMVNFAPQYVSEARRVWSAARSAEMARYNAPPFGGLYIGDPEGAKKALAEWEKANPEPVVTLSMVADHIDHIAKVAGVDHVGIGSDFDGVGSLPQGLGSVATYPALLAELMRRGWSDADIAKLAGENVLRVMAAAEKVAEGMKGEPIGNGTVASLDGAKPATKE from the coding sequence ATGACATCCCTCCGCCTCGCAGCCCTGCCGCTGCTCCTCGCCACCGTCGCCCTCCCCTTTACTGCGTCGGCCGCGCCCGCGTCCGATCCCTATGCGGCGCGAATCGCCAAGGTGCTGAAGGCCACCCCGCTGATCGACGGCCATAATGACTGGCCCGAAGCGATGGCCGGCAAGGCCGGCGACGCCCGCTGGACCATGCCGCTCGAGCAGCTCGATCCCAGCCAATATCATACCGACATCACCCGCCTGCGGGCCGGGCAGATGGGCGGGCAATTCTGGTCCGTCTGGGTGTCGGCCGACCTGCCCGAACTGCAGCAGGTGAAGGACACGGTCGAGCAGATCGAACTGGTCCACAGCCTCGCCCGCCGCTACCCGCAGGACTTCACCCTCGCCACCTCCGCTGCCGAGGTTCGCGCCGCGCACAAGGCCGGTCGAATCGCGTCGATGATCGGGGTCGAGGGCGGCGGCCAGATCGACGGCAGCCTGGCCGTGCTGCGCGCCTATCACGACCTTGGCGCCGGCTATCTGACGCTGACCCACAGCCGGACCATCGCCTGGGCCGACAGTGCCACCGACAATCCGCAGCATGACGGTCTCACCCCGTTCGGCGAGGCGGTGGTGCATGAACTCAACCGCCTGGGCATGCTGGTCGACCTCGCCCATGTCAGCGAAGGCGTGATGCTGGACGCACTGAAGATCAGCAAGGCGCCGGTCATCTTCTCCCATTCCAGCGCACGCGCGCTGTGCGACACGCCGCGCAACGTGTCCGACGCGATCCTGAAGCAGGTCGCGGCCAATGGCGGCGTGGTCATGGTCAATTTCGCGCCGCAATATGTGTCGGAGGCCCGCCGGGTCTGGAGCGCGGCGCGCAGCGCGGAAATGGCCCGCTATAACGCCCCGCCCTTTGGCGGCCTCTATATCGGTGATCCCGAGGGCGCGAAGAAGGCGCTGGCGGAATGGGAAAAGGCCAATCCCGAACCGGTCGTCACCCTGTCGATGGTCGCCGACCATATCGACCATATCGCCAAGGTTGCGGGCGTCGACCATGTCGGCATCGGCAGCGATTTCGACGGCGTGGGATCGCTGCCCCAGGGGCTGGGCAGCGTCGCCACCTATCCCGCGCTGCTGGCCGAACTGATGCGCCGCGGCTGGAGCGATGCCGACATCGCCAAGCTGGCCGGCGAGAATGTGCTGCGCGTCATGGCGGCGGCCGAGAAGGTTGCAGAGGGGATGAAAGGCGAGCCGATCGGCAATGGCACCGTCGCCTCGCTGGACGGCGCCAAGCCCGCAACAAAGGAATAG
- the dapE gene encoding succinyl-diaminopimelate desuccinylase, which produces MTKTSTNHDALALAERLLACPSVTPAVGDVFAELEAMLVPLGFTVDRFVSGVAPDGPVENLLAWRTTGAGPHFAFAGHLDVVPPGHGWASDPFTPVVRGDLLYGRGAVDMKGAIAAFVAALHELPDALPGTISLIITGDEEGPATYGTLALMDRMVAHGLHPDMCLVGEPTSSARLGDVVKIGRRGSVNMWIKVAGTQGHVAYPHLADNPIPALVRILAKVDAEVLDEGTDWFQPSNIEITDLEVGNPAHNVIPAAATARISIRFNDQHSGASLIDRISAIAASEGGTVDAKISGEPFLTQPGTLSTLISDAIRDVTGLDTELSTTGGTSDARFLSRLCPVAEFGLNNATMHKLDEAVAVADLHDLTRIYTLITERALRG; this is translated from the coding sequence ATGACCAAGACCAGCACCAATCATGACGCCCTGGCCCTGGCCGAGCGTCTGCTCGCCTGCCCCTCCGTCACCCCGGCCGTCGGCGATGTGTTCGCCGAACTGGAAGCGATGCTGGTCCCGCTGGGCTTCACCGTAGACCGTTTCGTCAGCGGCGTCGCGCCCGACGGCCCGGTCGAAAATCTGCTCGCCTGGCGCACCACCGGCGCCGGCCCGCATTTCGCCTTTGCCGGCCATCTCGACGTCGTCCCGCCCGGCCATGGCTGGGCCAGCGATCCTTTCACCCCGGTGGTGCGCGGCGACCTGCTCTACGGCCGCGGCGCGGTCGACATGAAGGGCGCGATCGCTGCCTTCGTCGCGGCGCTGCACGAACTGCCCGATGCCCTGCCCGGCACGATCAGCCTGATCATCACCGGTGACGAGGAAGGCCCGGCCACCTATGGCACACTCGCGCTGATGGACCGGATGGTCGCCCATGGCCTGCACCCCGACATGTGCCTGGTCGGCGAACCCACCTCCTCGGCCCGGCTGGGCGACGTGGTGAAGATCGGCCGGCGCGGCTCGGTCAACATGTGGATCAAGGTGGCGGGCACGCAGGGCCATGTCGCCTATCCCCACCTGGCCGACAATCCGATCCCGGCGCTGGTCCGCATCCTGGCCAAAGTGGATGCCGAAGTGCTGGACGAGGGCACCGACTGGTTCCAGCCCAGCAATATCGAGATCACCGACCTGGAAGTCGGCAACCCGGCCCATAATGTCATCCCGGCCGCGGCGACGGCGCGCATCTCGATCCGCTTCAACGACCAGCATAGCGGCGCGTCGCTGATCGATCGGATCAGCGCGATCGCGGCGAGCGAGGGCGGCACGGTGGACGCCAAGATCAGCGGCGAGCCTTTCCTGACTCAGCCGGGCACGCTCTCCACCTTGATCAGCGATGCGATCCGCGACGTGACGGGCCTCGACACCGAATTGTCGACCACCGGCGGCACGTCCGATGCGCGCTTCCTCTCGCGCCTCTGCCCGGTGGCCGAATTCGGCCTCAACAATGCGACGATGCACAAGCTGGACGAGGCCGTCGCGGTCGCCGACCTGCACGACCTGACCCGCATCTACACGCTGATCACAGAACGGGCGCTGCGGGGCTAG
- a CDS encoding DUF192 domain-containing protein, whose translation MILTRLLLAAALPALLLACSAKPDAGADAANDSGNVQAAAPQGALLPLVIHTAKGVHRFDVEVARTEAEQEQGLMFRKALDADKGMLFPMEPPRTASFWMKNTIIPLDMLFIHTDGTIAFIGANVAPYSREPVSAGVPVVAVLELRGGRAAELGIKEGDRLAWGKCATTDGKSAIDLDFCPTTAR comes from the coding sequence TTGATCCTTACCCGACTGCTTCTCGCCGCCGCCCTGCCCGCGCTGCTCCTGGCCTGCTCTGCCAAGCCCGATGCCGGCGCCGATGCTGCAAATGACAGCGGCAATGTTCAGGCCGCCGCACCGCAGGGCGCGCTGCTCCCCCTCGTCATCCACACGGCGAAGGGAGTGCATCGCTTCGACGTGGAAGTCGCCCGGACCGAGGCGGAGCAGGAACAGGGGCTGATGTTCCGCAAGGCACTGGATGCCGACAAGGGCATGCTCTTCCCGATGGAGCCGCCGCGCACCGCCAGCTTCTGGATGAAGAACACGATCATCCCGCTCGACATGCTGTTCATTCATACCGACGGCACGATCGCCTTCATCGGCGCCAATGTCGCCCCCTATTCGCGCGAGCCGGTGTCCGCCGGCGTTCCGGTGGTGGCAGTGCTGGAACTGCGCGGCGGCCGCGCCGCGGAACTGGGAATCAAGGAAGGCGACCGCCTGGCCTGGGGCAAATGCGCAACAACCGACGGCAAGAGCGCGATCGACCTCGATTTCTGCCCGACAACCGCCCGTTAG
- a CDS encoding cupin domain-containing protein, which produces MPKIDLAAISQSNATGYPGDHALAVAGRYYRRLAPATGLGDFGVSHVVLKPGAASSQRHWHEGEDEFVVLLSSEAVLVEEGGRTPMAPGDMAAFPKGVADGHHLLNESDEDCVLLAFGRPSVSDCHYPDIDLHLSGGVYRHKDGSVFA; this is translated from the coding sequence ATGCCGAAGATCGATCTCGCCGCCATTTCACAAAGCAATGCCACCGGCTATCCGGGCGATCATGCGCTGGCGGTGGCCGGTCGCTACTATCGCCGGCTGGCCCCGGCGACGGGTCTTGGCGATTTCGGCGTCAGCCACGTCGTGCTGAAACCCGGCGCAGCCTCATCGCAACGCCACTGGCATGAGGGCGAGGACGAATTTGTCGTCCTGCTGTCGAGCGAGGCGGTGCTGGTCGAGGAGGGCGGGCGCACGCCGATGGCACCGGGCGACATGGCGGCCTTTCCCAAGGGTGTGGCGGATGGCCATCATCTGCTTAACGAAAGCGATGAGGACTGCGTGTTGCTTGCCTTTGGCCGTCCGTCTGTCAGTGATTGCCATTATCCCGATATCGATCTGCACCTGTCCGGTGGGGTCTATCGCCACAAGGATGGGAGCGTTTTTGCATGA
- the aat gene encoding leucyl/phenylalanyl-tRNA--protein transferase, with protein sequence MTIDPLLLLQAYAIGVFPMSDDRQADDVYWVEPKRRAILPLHGLHLSRSLSKTIRQDRFRVTANRAFAGIVALCAQAAPDRPSTWINGPIERAYRHLHELGFAHSIECWDGDELVGGLYGVALGGAFFGESMVSRRTDASKVALAWLVARMRFGGFGLLDCQFMTDHLRSMGAQEISQRDYLQLLGVAVGDVPLGAGDAVLSAGSGAAAGLAFAPLAGDAAAGTLPLSPSLTVAGPLSGHSIVHLLTQTS encoded by the coding sequence ATGACGATTGATCCGCTGTTGCTGCTGCAGGCCTATGCCATCGGTGTGTTTCCGATGTCCGATGACCGGCAGGCCGACGATGTCTATTGGGTCGAGCCCAAAAGGCGGGCGATCCTGCCGCTCCATGGCCTTCACCTGTCACGTTCGCTGTCAAAGACGATCCGGCAGGACAGGTTTCGCGTCACCGCCAACCGCGCCTTTGCCGGCATCGTCGCCCTATGTGCGCAAGCCGCGCCCGATCGTCCGTCGACCTGGATCAATGGCCCGATCGAGCGCGCCTATCGCCATCTCCACGAACTGGGCTTTGCCCATTCGATCGAATGCTGGGACGGGGATGAACTGGTCGGCGGCCTCTATGGCGTGGCGCTGGGTGGTGCCTTTTTCGGCGAGTCCATGGTGTCGCGCCGCACCGATGCGTCAAAGGTGGCGCTGGCCTGGCTGGTGGCGCGGATGCGCTTTGGCGGCTTCGGCCTGCTCGACTGCCAGTTCATGACCGATCATCTGCGCAGCATGGGCGCGCAGGAAATCAGCCAGCGCGACTATCTTCAGTTGTTGGGCGTTGCCGTCGGCGACGTGCCGCTGGGAGCGGGCGACGCGGTGCTGTCGGCCGGTTCTGGCGCGGCGGCCGGACTGGCATTTGCGCCGCTGGCCGGCGATGCGGCGGCAGGCACCTTGCCCTTGTCGCCCAGCTTGACCGTGGCAGGGCCGCTTTCGGGCCATTCCATCGTGCATCTCTTGACCCAGACGTCATAG
- a CDS encoding regulatory protein RecX: MTSKRPPPPLDEDALRELALRYVGRFATSRGKLLAYLARKLRERGWGGEAPADPEALVARFAELGYVDDSGFALMKSAALGRRGYGARRITETLRAAGIGEADRGAADAQAQADRWAAADRFARRKRIGPYAMQAPDPKGREKAIAAFLRAGHDYALARRWVDAAPGDFPDAED, translated from the coding sequence ATGACCAGCAAACGCCCGCCCCCACCCCTGGACGAAGACGCATTGCGCGAATTGGCGCTGCGCTATGTCGGCCGGTTCGCGACCAGCCGCGGCAAGCTGCTCGCCTATCTTGCGCGCAAATTGCGCGAGCGCGGATGGGGCGGGGAAGCGCCGGCCGATCCCGAAGCGCTGGTCGCCCGCTTCGCGGAACTTGGCTATGTCGACGACAGCGGCTTCGCCCTGATGAAGAGCGCGGCGCTCGGCCGGCGCGGCTATGGCGCCCGCCGCATCACTGAAACATTGCGCGCCGCCGGCATAGGGGAGGCCGATCGTGGCGCCGCCGATGCCCAGGCACAGGCCGATCGCTGGGCGGCAGCTGACCGATTCGCGCGACGCAAGCGGATCGGCCCCTATGCGATGCAGGCGCCCGATCCCAAGGGGCGGGAGAAGGCGATCGCCGCCTTCCTGCGCGCCGGCCACGACTATGCCCTGGCCCGGCGCTGGGTCGATGCTGCACCCGGCGACTTCCCCGACGCGGAGGATTGA